Part of the Salmo salar chromosome ssa10, Ssal_v3.1, whole genome shotgun sequence genome is shown below.
tgaaaggttcttcaattgcagtcgcaaaacacatcaagcgctatgatgaaactggctctcatgaggaccgccaccggAATAGAAGACCctgagttacctttgctgcagaggataagttcattagagttaccagcctcagaaatcgcagcccaaataaatgcttcacagatttcaagtaacagacacatctcaacatcaacagttcagaggagactgtgtgaatcaggccttcatgatcgatttgctgcaaagaaaccactactaaaggacaccaataataagaagagacttgcttgggccaagaaacacgagcaatggacattagaccggtgaaaatgtCTCATTTGGTCTGGTGTCCAAATTttgagatttttggatccaaccactgtgtctttgtgagacgcggtgtgggtgaatggattatctccgcctgtgtatttcccaccgtaaagcatggatgaggtgttatggtgtgggggtgctttgctggtgacagtcagtgatttatttagaattcaaggcacacttaaccagcattgctaccacagcattctgcagcgatacgccatcccatttggtttgggcttagtgggactatcatttgtttttcaacaggacaatgacccaacacacctccaggctgtgtaagggctattttggatgagtcagaccgcagagtgaaggaaaagcatccaacaagtgctcagcactgaattgtaattacttcgctactattggtctttttattgccttacctccttactccatttgcacacactgtatatagatttttctattgagttattgactgttcgtttgttaatcccatgtgtaactctgtgttgttttttgtcgcactgcttagctttatcttggccaggtcgcagttgtaaatgagaacttgttctcaaatggtctacctggttaaataaaggtgaaataaaaataaaaaaatatttctcAATATCAATATTGCACCATGTATGAGGTATTTCTGTACAATTATACAAACGAGGCTGTACTTATTTATTCTTCACTGTGACCATTCTCTGTGTATTGGCATGTTGCACTATTGTATTATTTCATATAAACAAATACTATTAAAGATGTGTTTAGAACATTGGATCAATCCACATGTGGGACCAACTCAACTGAATCGATCAATACTTCAAAGTCAATACTTCAAAGTTTGAGCTGAGTAAATCTTCCTTTCCCCACTTGCGCTACAGGACACTGACCCTGACCCCTATGAGGGACTCATAAGCTCAACTCGCAGCCGATACTTAGATTCCACATACACAGTCATTTACAAGGAAAATATACCTCAGGTAAGGCATTGTCAATTCATAATACTGTTACGTAGGGTTTAGTTTGGTTGAAAGAGGTGACGCTATGTTCAAAGATGGCACGTATTTAGCAACAGGTATTTGTCAATGGCTAGCTGAATAAACAGACGGTAAATTCAAAGCTTCTCAACAGAAATGTTGTTCTATTGTAAGTCTTCAAACTTAAAACAGAGTTTTTTTGGCATTGTGTGGTTCCTAGTTGCTGTTTTAATCCCTTTCATATACAGTGGGATCCAAagttattgacacccttgataaagattagcaataatgactgtattacataaataattcaaatattgAGCTATGTTGTATCCTAAAATAATTGGCAAataattttatactaatacaattgctccggGAAAGATTTTGTGTCACAAGTAATACTTTTCTTTCTCTAAAAGCTAGGGGTCAAAATTGACACCCCTAAAGGTTCATATTAAGTAATCAAAGGttttgtatttggtcccatattcctagcacgcaatgactacatcaagcttgtgactctacaaacttgttggatgcatttgcagttcatTTTGGTTGTGTTTCTGATTATTTTGTGCCTAAAAGAAATTAAATATAATGTATTTTCATTTTGCAGTCACTTTAattctaaataagaatagaatatgtttataaaaatgtggatgctaccatgattacggataatcctgaatgaatcgtgaataatgagtaAGAAAGTTACAGATTACCAATaatgggaggttagcatgtccagtattagtataaaataataaaatgttaaaaatgttgttagcatacaatatagctaagtatttaaattatttattttattgcttatatttatcaagggtgtcaatcattttggacCCCGCTGTACATACTTAGATTGCCACTCTTGAGTTATGAATTCCATTAAAGGAGTTATGAATTCCATTAAAGAAGAGGTTTTACTTGcgtcccaattttttttttttacaggtgcTGAATAAAAGGATTATCCACTTTAAAGAAAAAAGTGCTTCTAATAAGCTCATAACATAACATACACTAAGCTTTATTGAAATATCACATATTTCGGAGAGCAAACTGAGTGGAAACtctttcccacggggggccagtacaaaaaaaaaaatgcatgaaatgaaatgtatgcaatcactactgtaagtcgctctggatacgagcgtctgctaaattactaaaatgtaatgtaaatgtaaaatgatgaATTTCCCCATTGAGATAGCCCCAGTGTGTGCTTTATTTTGTGTTTCCCTACATTACAACGGCCTCTCACTAGGCAAAGAGACAGTTGAACTTTGGAAGTTACTTTGAGTGGTGTTATGTTGGTTAGAATGTGTGCTGCAGTGGCATCTGGTGACTTAAAAAGTAAGGGAGGTAGGTTGAAAGTTATTTAGAATTTGTTCTAGTTAAGCCAATGGTATGACATGCTTTTATTTGAATGATATTGTTTTTAACGTTTCCTAAAAATGTAGgacatccctctcctccctcgaGGCGCCTCCTCTGGTTTGTACAAGTATTTCAAGGTAGCTTAAAGCAATAGATGTGTATACAGTACCATACTGTAGCCTATACCAACGCTAGTCCTTGTGAGCTGCAGTGTCTGCTAGTTTCCCCTTCCCCCGGTGCTTCATTGGTCATTACATGCCATCGGTTGGCCAGAGACAGCTGGTTTCCCAAGTCTAAATTAGCCTGTGACCAATGACCAAAGGGGTTGAATAAGCCTCATATAACCTGACCcagacccctctctccccccctcaggATGAGGTTGTCCAAGTTTGTGTGGACTCTGGGGCTGCTCCTCGCCTTGCTGTCAACCTCCCAGGCGTTCAAAGACTTCTGCCATGTCAAGCCCAAAGACGTGCCCCTGGAGCCCAAGTGTGTCTACCGCAGCCCCGACGATGAAGCCTTGACAGCGGATGCTAAGCCAGAGAAAGTCCCTAATAACACCAATCCCCGGGTGTGGGAGCTGTCCAAGGCGAACAGTCGCTTCGCCCTGTCCCTGTTCAAGCAGCTATCCCAGGATAAACCCAGCGAGGCCAACATCTTCTTGTCCCCTATCAGCATATCCACAGCCTTCGCCATGACCAAACTGGGCGCCTGCAACAACACGCTCAAACAGATTATGAATGTAAGGGGTCTGAAGCATAATGTTGGTGTCTCGTGTGTTCGCACGTGGCAAGCTTTTGTACATTCACTTCTGCCAAAACAGTACACAGTTAGTCACTCACCCTTTTAGATAACTTGAAATAGTCTAACCAGGTCTAGTGTCTTGAAGTTGCCTAGGCTAGGTAGTGCTAGCCAATTAGCTTCAGCGCGGCTGGTGTGCGACCGTGGAAAAATGGGGTTGACATCGGATAGCCTATCTCTGGGGCTAGTTAGGAACcatcaataaattacacaatgtaaatgggacaatattttcaagttgcacaccttttagttgtctcattaaatgctttcaatatttgtatatgaatttctACAATATATAGTTGATTTGAGGTTTGTAAGTCATAAAAATTTGGAGCTATTGACCTTTTAAAATATTGTGTACAAATTTACCATGGGCATTACGATCCGGTCGCGTGCAGCTGCACTCCAAATCGATGATTACTTGGGTGCTTCCAGCTGTGGGCAGGATTGAAATAAACCCAACCTAAGGAAAACTGTTAAGGTACCCTTCATTCCATGACAATGATTTTTCCTATCATCTTGCAACTctgttttggacgagactgactttatgacaaaATTCTCCTTTTTATACTTTATGGACACTAGAATAAATGTGTCTGACTCCTATCATTGCCACATAGTTCTCTTTCAAAATGAGAAGTTGGTTTTTAGGGGCAGTTGCTCTTTAAATGGTCTTGGTAACCCGCATTAAAATGCCAAaatacagagtgtacaaaacattaagaacaccttcctaatatttcgttgcacccccttttggcTGGATGTGCTTTGCGTGGTGGACCATTCATAATACAAACGGGAAACTGTTGTGTgtaaacccagcagcgttgcagttcttgacacactcaagccagtgtgcctggcacctactgccataccctgttcaaaggcacttaaatatttttgtcttgccattcagaggctgaatgggcacacatatacaatcttaaaaatccttctttaacctgtctcctcccttcactgattgaagtagatttaacaagtgacctcaataagggatcatagctttcacctgaattcacacggtcagtctatgtcatggaaagagaaagtGTTCCTACACTCCGTGTATAAAACCATCAAGATTGAGACTGTTACTATACATTTACAATTACATGCATGACCCGCTCAGCATTTTTTTCATACACATTAGGCAGGAGGAACTTAGAAATGTGGGTTTTATGTCAGTTAATATGTTCACTCAGTCTTTCTTGCTCTTTCTTCTTCagtgatgtttatttatttatagccacaaCCAATAACAGCTCAGGTCTCCcaatgtctgacctctgtctcAATCTCAATTCAGGTGTTTGAGTTTGACACAATCAAAGAGAAGACGTCGGACCAAGTGCATTTCTTCTTCGCCAAGCTAAACTGTCGCCTGTACCGCAAAAAAGACAAGACGACAGAGCTGATCTCAGCCAACCGTCTTTTCGGAGAAAAGTCTCTGGCATTCAGTGAGATTTACCAGAATATCAGTGAGCTGGTGTATGGCGCCAAACTCATGCCACTCAATTTCAAGGTCATTCTCTCTTGCATTTTTCATAGCCTACTGCTTAATTTGGCCTTTTCACACATCACAAATAGCATTTGATATTATGCACTCTTTAATAACAATTACTGTGTGTACAAGAGTTAATTCACTTGTTACTATTATGGACCAGAGTTAAGTAATCAATTAGAgaagtggttcccaactccggtcctccagtacccccaacagcacacatttttgttgttgcccCAGACaaacctgattcaactcattgagggcctgatgatcagttgacaagttgaatcaggtgtgcatgTCCGGGGGTACAataaaaaatgtgtactgttggggatactcgaggaccggagttgggaacaACTGAATTAGATGTACTGAGGTATTGCTACATGTTATTTATCTGAAGTTACTGCACAGTGTTGAGTAATTAAATTCTAGAGTTACCAAAGTAGTTCAAGGCATGTGATATGGTAGAAGTGTAATTCTGTGAACATGGGTCTTTTAGGAGAAGCCAGAGCTGTCACGGGTGACCATCAATGATTGGATCTCAAACAAGACGGAAAAAAGGATTCAGAACACTTTGCCGGAGGGATCACTGAACTCCAACACTGTGCTGGTCCTGGTCAACACCATCTATTTCAAGGTGAGTTGAGTATATTTTTCTCATACATTTTGTTCTGCACTGCCTATGGACGGACAGGCCAAAACAAGTTTTATTTTGGCCACCACCCAGGAACCCGTTGCCTTTCATTCAACTGTCGCCTTATTTTTTGCTGTCTCACAGGGTCAGTGGAAAAGCCAATTCGACAAAGACAAAGTCTTCAAGGCCGACTTCTACGTGAGTAAGTCCAAGACGTGCCCAGTGTCCATGATGTACCAGGAGACCAAGTTTCGCTACGGCAGGTTCACTGAAGATAAGGTGCAGCTGCTGGAGCTGCCGTACCGCGGAGAGGGCATCACAATGGTGCTGATCCTACCACTGAAAGGCACACCCTTGTCTGAGGTGGGTCCTGGGTGCCTACTGTCGTCATTTACACTGTTCACTGACAATTATATTTGTACTCCCAAGGTTATTCATGTATTAGTAATTGGCTATTCATGACACATTAGATCATTTCAACTCATCCTCCATACCACCAATCACACTGAACATCTGCTGTTGTTGTAAGGTGGAGGAGAACCTGGACTTGAAgaagctgactggctggctggataaCATGAGGGAGACCACGGTGTCGGTGCACCTGCCACGCTTCCGCATCGAAGACAGCTTCAGTCTGAAGGAGCAACTTCAGGCCATGGGGCTCGAGGACGTCTTCAGCCCCAGGGACGCCAGCCTCTCAGGCATCCTGGAAGATGAGGCAAATAATCTGTACATTTCAGATGCATTCCATAAAGCATTCATAGAGGTATGTACAGGATCCATAAGAATCATATGAAATCCATAAGGATCATCACTTAAAGTATCTGAAAAAAACAATTTGCTAACAGATCAAATGGGCATCAGGTGGGGCACTAGGCCTAATTGGACAATTAACAAGCATAACATAGAATTGTTTAACTTCATTAAATCAATGAAGATCATAAACTTTCTAAACTATTCTTAACAAATAAACAAACTGTTGCAGGTGAATGAGGAAGGCAGTAAGGTGGCTGCTGCCACAGCTGTGGTGGCCATTGGCCGCTCCATCAACTTAAACCAGGAGGTGTTTATGGCCAACCGGCCCTTCCTCCTGCTCATCCGAGAGTCCACCATCAACACCATGGTGTTCACCGGCCGGGTGGCTGACCCCTGTGACCCCTgatcacacacaccaacctcgGATTCGTCATTCATGTAACTGCCAATTTCTGGTCTCTGTATCAATGTAAAATAAACCAAATCGGATGGACAGTGGACCACTTTGTGATGTATTTAAGAGTCAATACTTTTTTATGTAAATCTGTCAAATGACTAATTGATTAAGTATCTGTTGATTGGTGAAAGGACCATCCTTAAAATGACACttttaaacaaacactcaaaagGTATACATACAGGTACACATCCATTCACACATGTACTCATCCTGCCACATGTACGCAAACTGCTAAATCTGACCTTACTAAAAATAAAACCAGCCAATCACAGTAACACTTAAAGTACTTTATTTCCTTTGAAGAGAAtgtactttaataatgaaaatgaTATAGTGGTTATTGTGAAGTAACCCTTTTTCACATTATCAAAAGCAATTAACAAATCAACCTTTGGCCTTGCAAATGACCCCAAGCGATAAACCAAACCCTCTTCATACCACTAACCCAAAGCATTACCCTTTACAGTATAATCAAGAAATGCTTCTTTTTCAGGAACAGGACCATGcaaaaaatttaataaaaagGGAACTTCACATATAACCTGCAAGATCTTGCAAGACCACAGCTGGTTTTGTACATTTCTTGACAGGGAAAATGTAAAATATTGTTATTTAATATATTCCATTTTCTTTGAGATATTCTTTGTTTATGAATATATTTTTTACGTCAAATAATATTTTGCGTTAAGTATTAAATATTTTTGCCAATTAATTACATAGCTTAATAATTAGTTGGAGTAAGCATTTTGCAGCCAAAATGATATTGGATATACTGCATGTATGCATTTGTGTATAGACATTTCACACAAGACAATTGTTAAAAAAAAGAGAAACCTCTAAGACAATAAATCAGCAAGAGCAAGACATAATAGCACAAAATGTAGAATATATTAAATGTCACCTAATATTATTTGGCATGTTTTGgagcaaatatattgataaagaaACTTTCCCAAGTTTGGCATTGAAAACCTATGACAAAGATGGCATGCATTGATGCTAAATAGGGCCTCAGCTTGACAATTCATTCAAGTAACTGAAATGTTTGGATTCCTGATTTTGACATCTTAACATTTTTAGCTAGATGTTGTTTTTCACAGTTGGACAGATGGGTCAAAACAGAACTTTCCAGAACAGTACTTAAATCAACTATATATGCATTATTGACACCCTCTCACTAGCTTAGTAAGAATCTTCACACGACATACCGAGGTAAGTGGAGACGACATAGATCTGTTTGCTGAAACTAGAGAGGCTACACGAGATGGCTTGTTCCTGTCATTGATCCACATTCAGCAGTAACAATACATATACAACGGTTCAATAATCATATTTACACTTTCAAACACACATGTCCTCTGCGCAGTTAAAGCTTATTAAAAAAGTAACAAAAGCCATTTGAATTATAAGCAATAGACAAAGAAAACAGCATGACAATCAATCTTGGTCAAATCCCCAAAAAGGCCTGGGAGTACTATTCAAACTAAATTGAAATCCAGCAAACCTGGTACCTGCTGGGAAAAAATCTTGTAAAACCAAACATTGAGTTTTCTTCTTTTTTCACATAGTAATTGTTTAAAAAtcgaattgtttttttttttttttttacacataatGCAGAAACACTTTCCTATCTGGATTCCAGGTTTTCCGGCATCAAGgtttgtaaatgtaatgtaatctcTAAGATGATTGAAATCTAATGTATCTGAAAACCGACTGTCAATTCAAATGATTCCGCTTTAGTTCTACTTTGGAATGCTATGTACGCACTGGAATGTTTTAATTCTAAGTCGGCACaccctgtagctctccaggaccaaggttggtgaccactggcttAGAGGCATGATCTGTGAGCGTGACTCACATTTTTTTATGTTAGCTGAAGCCATCTCATTGTTAAGAATCTTCATGCTGCAAGCATAATATTGAGTATTAAAATACTTATATCATGCATCCCTAATTGAAACATATCTGACTTCATATCAGTATAGGACAAACATGGCTGAAAAAACGATATTCTGTACCAATATTGTATGGTGTTAAatctgagctgaaataaaattacACGGTGCACTGTTCACCTTGTACAACTCCCACACCCGGGGATTGGTGTTCTCTAGGTGAAAATATATTGGACCTTTACAAAAAATGGTCGTCTATAAATTATGAAAAAGGCCTTTTGATAAATATCTAGTTGTTGACACAATTTCTGTAATGCCATTTTTCCCATGATGGCTGATACATAAATTGTATCAGTCACCATGGACAAAAAGATATTGGTTATTGATCAAGATTTTccccctagccttttgggggccttaAGCAACATTTTGTTGGGAGCCCCCgcaggcaaaacattttagtggaccCCTCTTGATGGCGTAGAGAAACAAATATATGTttga
Proteins encoded:
- the LOC106613587 gene encoding antithrombin-III: MRLSKFVWTLGLLLALLSTSQAFKDFCHVKPKDVPLEPKCVYRSPDDEALTADAKPEKVPNNTNPRVWELSKANSRFALSLFKQLSQDKPSEANIFLSPISISTAFAMTKLGACNNTLKQIMNVFEFDTIKEKTSDQVHFFFAKLNCRLYRKKDKTTELISANRLFGEKSLAFSEIYQNISELVYGAKLMPLNFKEKPELSRVTINDWISNKTEKRIQNTLPEGSLNSNTVLVLVNTIYFKGQWKSQFDKDKVFKADFYVSKSKTCPVSMMYQETKFRYGRFTEDKVQLLELPYRGEGITMVLILPLKGTPLSEVEENLDLKKLTGWLDNMRETTVSVHLPRFRIEDSFSLKEQLQAMGLEDVFSPRDASLSGILEDEANNLYISDAFHKAFIEVNEEGSKVAAATAVVAIGRSINLNQEVFMANRPFLLLIRESTINTMVFTGRVADPCDP